The Mytilus galloprovincialis chromosome 3, xbMytGall1.hap1.1, whole genome shotgun sequence genomic interval CGTTGTTGTCTGATTGTTTGGAATAAAACACTTATTCGAGTTTGCAATTATCGATTTAACAGAAACATTAAATCATTAGAAATAATTATACGAGATTTTCTCATTTGTAATTTGAgagatttataaaaatttaaccagtgaaataaatgtttaataaatgtAAACATGTCAATACAATATTTGGACTATTATGAAATGAATAAACTATAAAAGAGGGTCTGGTTGTGGTCTctcaattctttaaaaaaaaaatagccatttttttctaatctttGCATTGTTATCCCATTATTTTCATTCTTATTTTAACACACTCATTATGTtctataattctttattttttgtgactatttttctctattctttttgtTTTGGTGGGGAACATTATTCTGttgtattggaccattattctcctTTGATATGTAAACCCCATCTTTCTGCTTCACAAAAAAAGAATTTATGTAACTAAATATCAAAAGgcgattatttttttcttgacatTTATGTCTAGATTTTTAGGATAATCTTTGTATAAGAAGGAGAACAATCTTGTCAATAAGTATATAATCATACTTATAGAGGACTTAAACATTGTCTTATGTCTGACAAGGTGCATTCAATTATGGCAAAATTTTCATAAgctgcaattaaaaaaaagttccttGGATAATCCATGAAAAAAGAATCTCTAATGTTTAATAGAGGACCTGGTCATTGCatattcttgtttgaattgttttacattgtcatttcagggccttttattgcTCAGACACCGATGTCGATGTATGAGTCATGAGTTACTGCAAGCTCTTAAATATGTATTCTCAATAAACAGATGAATTAAGTATATTGAGCAAAATCTAGAATTTTCAAACTGAACTCGCCGTCTCGTAAAATGTTAAAGACTCCGTGTGTTACTGAGATGACGGCTCTAATCAAATTAGAGGTATAGTCTAGAAAGGAAGCGGGTAAAGCTGTATCTGTGGTTTATTTGATCTCTTGTTTAATGAGATATATAAATGAAACTTAATCCAAAATGTTTAGAAATCTGTGAATTGAAAGAAAatcatcaatatacatgtatatacaaatacgAATACGAaagtgtttttgtgttttggttgttCGGTTCACTTATAACAATACCGTGAAATATAAGCTCTTGAGAGGTTTTTTTCCGAAtatgaaataacataaacaacattAAAACGCACAACATGCAGGCAAGATATATAAGAAgcaaatgttttaaatgaatataaacagcAAAGGCATATTGAAATATATGCATTGACTAAAAATACAATAACTGAAACACAACTAAAATGTAAGCACAAATGAAAATATACCAGACATGCAAAATTTAAGGCATAATAACATTTAGGGCAATTTCTACAGTATGAAAAACCTATATGCAGAACAACAGCATTTTGAACCATTCCAGGATTGTACGCATAGAGAAAAACTGTTTTCAGTCCTGAAATGGTCAGGTATGCTGTATTTGAAACTACTGAATGATCTAACTTCTTGTTCTTAAACTCTGACTCGTGAGCAAATAAGAAAAGGTCTGTCAGAGTGGTGCATAGTTATAAGTATTTATAGGAATGCGGCCAACAAACTACTGGAAGGCTTCACCTCCAAATTTCACAAATATgttaattgtcaatgagaaactACAGCGTTGATACTGATAACTTTTTTTTCGGTGTAGCATGTTTATTTTTCGGACTCATCTTTAACAAAATAtgccaaattatatcacaaaacaaTCAATTTTCTGCGTTTGTCACCATTTTTATGGAAAAAGCACTGGGTTATTCCTTTTCAGGAAGGATTTGTTTGCAGGAAAAGAAccatagaaacacaaaataaagttGTCAGAAAACCGTATCGTTTTTCCTTCATCCGGCAAATTTTCTGTGACACAGCAAGATGGCAAAACTTATCAAAAAGACACTATGCAGGCTTATAATTTGTCACGCCATACGGACACATAAACAAAGCATTGGTAAACATAGGAAATACTGAATGCAACGGGATAGGCCGAATCTGGACCGTTACAATCAAAGCATCATTTGCTAGCACTATAAAACACCACAAAGCAATTTCTCAATATTTTTCTTAAGTACCAAcaagaatttttaaaacaaaaccctGCAGTTTCAGTCAATATATCGTGAGTGtgagaaacacgacgggtgccacatgtggagcagctAATCCTCTCGGAACATCATGAATCAGCCCCGGTTTTTAGTTTTGTTTCTTGCGTTTTTTGTATCGTTGTTTTTCATATACAGGGAAGAGCAGCTATGATCGTTTGTAAAGACCGTGACTATAGGCGTACGAGTAGTGTCACCTCCATGATGAAGGACCTTGGATGGAAACCTCTTGTTGAAAGATGACGAAAACTACGTCTGGTATTACTGTACAAAATAGTCAGCGGAACGACCTGATATAGCCATCACCACTGAACATCACATCGAATTTAATACAAGACCAACCAGAACTTCAAAcgtcaaacaaataaaacttttatcaGCAAATACTGACATTTATACATAaacattcttttttaaaacaaactatCACTGATTGTCCTTACTACCAAAATAAAATACTGCAGTGAACCAGGTCATATAAAATTTATGGGTATACTCCCGGCTTCCTCAGTATTCTTTGATACTTCGTATCAAGTTCAAATTGGGACTGATGGCATCATGGATGATGATGCATAGAATAGGTCCCAGATTCAACACAATATtatagctgtttttttttaaaggagttGTCAATTtccttttctattatattcatgtgttatggtaaagaaaattaatcaccgccttcactTACTAGATTTGATTTGGTTCAACGTAATTTgtacgatgttttacgtttgcaggtaagattcaaaacaaaccagacatagctatataatatagttaattgctatctcagtttgctattaataagtattgcaatgttcattgttattaaatgtaatatcagtatttagttcaaatataatcttaaatcaatcctaattctatcttatttttgagaaatagtTTTACCCATTCAAATGTGCCGTCAttttttgtgtgttgttttagaatttcaaatgtgacgtcattttgtgtgccttttcaccacttcgtatgtgacgtcactttttttcactttttgcgttgaggccttgactaagtcgggtgtgtctattttttgtgttggtttatgtaatgtatccgggtTTTTTTCTGTacttagttaatacttcagttttatcatgcagggccgtaactagggtttgaattcaggggaggcaggggtttggagGCCGCCTACTGAGGCCCTCAAGATACGGGGTAGGGGGATGcgccccgccccccccccccgccGATTTTTCTCTCTCAGTAAAATGGGTAAAATGACCCTTTTCCTTACTTTaggaaacatcagtattgcttgaaacttgaagcaatttttatgcaaaaacaagcttaGGTTGCTGTTTGGGGTGTGCGAAGGCTTCGTCCTGAAGGCCGTACTTTagactataattattaacattaaatacatcgTGACCGCGGATTTTTTTGGTTTTCTCTCAATAAAATCagtggctaaaaatgacccgttttccttcgatttccatcagtattgctggatcctggaagcaatttttatgcaaacaattattatatttaaagattattttgttagaaatcaaactggtaagttaaaaaaaaaacatataaagcaagatcatagaacgtAAGATATtctttttatcgaggaccttgaatttcaatattgttgaaagctgaacagacatgtatatataactacaaccagatattatttctatactagtatatacttagtatagaaagtccctgctacaacgaatgggagtgttaaACTACTGAGGCATTGACCATAAGGATATTGTTGTTCTCGTACGATCGACAGACGTTAAAAAAATATTCCAACagcagccggtaacgaatttccgatatcataaaagattcacaatacaaaaggaACTTACTTACGTTATACGTCCTTGCTGAAACGTTTCATTATCGATCAAAAGTCCGGAAAATGACATATATCACacatcatgataacactgttaaaactatggtaaaactgtaaacttgtgttgtttataatataaattcaagttcttcgtgtacatacttgacatattgtcaatatatcattttattacttaaaaaaatatttggtgtagaaaattcaggcgaggcagttgcctcccctgcctcataggtagttacggccctgtcatgtatatcttttatattcatttgataaaatttactgtttgcaatagcattaattgttctaaataataaggatgttcttatcccaagcagaaaaccctagccgtattggcacaacctttttgaacttttgatcctcagtgctgtacaactttgtacttgttttgactttcgaacttttatatctgggcgtcactggtaagtcttgtgtggacgaggcgtgCTTCTGACGTATTGAGTTTTAAACCTGGTGCCCTTTGTtactattattcatgtgtttctttgtctaatatgttctcctatttatttgtattgtagtcctgtaatgttatgttgtcattttaatgttatatttaacattgccattaaagcgggaggtttggcatgccacaaaaccaggttcaacccaccatttttttctttaaaaagtgtcctgtaccaagtcaggaatatggccattgttaaattatagttcgtttctgtgtgtgttacattttaacgttgtgtcgtttgttttctcttatatttgagtgtgaattcacattactatataagacgtgtcacggtacttttctatcccaaattcatgcatttggttttgatgttatatttgttattctcatcggattttgtctaatgctaagtccgtttctgtgtatgtcacattttaatgttgtgtcgttgttctcttatatttaatgcgtttccctcagttttacggtttgttaccccgatttttgttttttgtccatcgatttacgagttttgaacagcggtatactactgttgcctttatttagtataAACTTAGCGAtttctttttgatatttgtttttttttcaagaaaagttCAGAAAAACGAACCGATATTGTCGGTCAAAATTTCGAAGAAAATCCGGAACTTAGTCCGGTacgatttttcattttgataacaACCCATGAGCATTTTATCGTACCCAAGCAGGTGCCATGACGATTGTAAACAATATGGTGGTTTAAACTATTTTTGCTTGAGACGTGAACTTTAAACAGATTAACTGATAATAATGGCAGATCAAGAAAAGATACTTCAGGCTGCAAAGGCAGAAATAGAATCTGCCATGAACAAAGCTTTCGAAAACGTGGCTGGTAGTAATGCTGCAGAGACGGAGGAATCATCAGAAGAAAAACCAAAAGATTACGTTGAACCGATCCAAGATCCTTATGGAAAAGCAATCAAATATCTAGAAAAGCATAATGTCATGCAACTTTTTCAGGTAACTAGACAAGTTTTAAGAATATAGATCACCCAATAAGTTTGCAGTAGCCATGCACTGCCAtacatacatttaatttttgcaagttcCTTGAAAACAATTTGGCGGttgtaattattaaaaaattagATAACTATATCTATTAATTGCGTACAACATATTGCTAAACATTTGTTGACTGCTCATGAGATTGAACAAAGCGTCATGTTTTTGTATTCCTGAAGTTAGATTTATAATTCACCTTATTGCAATATGAAAAGAGTGGGTCTTTTCACCACCGAACACCACCGAACACCTGAAAAACCACCAACCACTAAGAAAAACTTTGATATTATACAATAAAacgataaaataaattaaattacatataatttaatcaatttttcgatttttatgggcatcatttttatgttaaaatcgAAAATCAATATAAGAAAAAACGGATTCATCACTTTCCGGATTACATTGTGTGTGTTATGaaattcaaatatattcataattaGTAATCAGTTCAAGTATCCTGGATCTCTGTTCATTGgttagattttgatattttgcTCTTTTATTATTATTGGTACAACTATTAGAGAATTATAGAAGagttagaagaagaaaaaatggaaaaaaagtatatttgagGTGTCCATGAGGGTCAGCGGAGTTCAAAAAGTGGGGTGTTATAAGACTCTTCCTTTCTGTTTTCTGTAGATATTTGGACTTTAAATCTTCTGATTTGTTGAATTAATAACttgaatattatatttaattcacattgataacaataaaagacaaaataataaacttttgGGGTGTTCGGTGGTGTTTGGCGGTGTTCGGTGGTGAAAAGACCTACCGATATGAAAATATGTCCTCTTGACAGAGAATCTTTTCCCCCTTATacttttgacgtcatacaacaatcacctaatcttttccattgtggcatcagatattttctacaatgacgtcaaaattttacgggaatttttgtgatgtccagtaatggtggTCAAATAttatagcgataaggtgtatatatACTTTAAAGCTAAAACTATTGGACTTGAGTTTTTTACCACTgagaaacacaaaacaaatacataatataaaataGTCACATTAAGAAATCTTGTCACCATATCATCTCTAACTTGCCTaagaattataaaataaagtgtcATGAAAAAGTACATACAGGTGCAGATCCAGGCCCCTTGTCCCCCTTAACCCATCTTTGATATCCATGATGATGATGGAATTTTTTACGACCTAGACTCGTTATACAGCCGTTGCACGGTCAGCTTGAtatccatgtacatgtacattgtactgtAAGTGTTTCATCTTTTTGTACTTGTAGGCCTTAACAGCTAGTATTGTATACAACAAACCAGAAGACCCCCTGCAGACAATGATGAAAGAAATAGAAACAATGAAGAAACAAGCAGGTCAATAGACATTCATATGGAGAAGTTGTGTGTGTGAAGTGCAATCTGTTTTACAAGAGATTTATACCGCTGTCCTTcagttgttgtatttgttcaatataCCATGTTGTTTGCATAATAATCATTGAAATTTTGAATGTATAATTGAACAGTATTATGTAAATGAAAATTACTGCCTTATTTGTATATACTGTATGAGAGTATAGAGTTGattgtaatttttatatattgacaatCAAACATACTGATTTGAGACTAGAGTGACTTTTTAAGATACAtaatatctatgaatatttttatgaatagtgtattcatttaaactaattacaattttttttattacaaaatattaaacaaatttaacTGCTATAGCTTATTCCATGAACTATTAAAACATGCcaaaattgaaaatcctttttttttttaattatgcatTTATACTTAAACTGTTTTGCATTTTCTCTTAAGATtgtgtttttaaatttacaaGTGTTGACAAGTGAATTTTGCTGGTTTGTTAAACTGGTCACACATCATTTTACATAATTGTCCAGGTACTCAGAGCTTCTGATTACtacattaataaaataattaaattaatctGGTGAAAATACTGTCCTATTTTATGTTGCCACAGAAACCTTGCCTAAAGAGAAATTAACAGAGTAAACAGAAATCAGAAACAAATCCTGTTGAATATTAAATTATGTGAAGCAAAATCTGTGATATAGTAGAAattagttttatattttataatcagCCTTCTAAGTACCCATgcttaaaaaaaatacactggAAGCAGacactttttgaaaataatttttatttgaagAGAAACAGAATTTCTTTTTACCTTCAAACTTATACtatttaaaatttcagttttaaGTAGTGAAATATGTCTCACACCATGATAAGAATAATATAtgcaaaaatatttcaaactctTTAGCCATAACATCAGTGGTGCATACTAGAGATGCGATATAGTGGGtgaaatcctagcttttttataattaaaaaaaaatcataaaaatttacaaaattaaggGCCTATTCAATAGGGATTACCTTGGATACCCCCTGTGTCAAACACTGACATAATTCAAATCAGACGCACTTAATTGTTTTTAGacttataaaataaatga includes:
- the LOC143069151 gene encoding uncharacterized protein LOC143069151; protein product: MADQEKILQAAKAEIESAMNKAFENVAGSNAAETEESSEEKPKDYVEPIQDPYGKAIKYLEKHNVMQLFQALTASIVYNKPEDPLQTMMKEIETMKKQAGQ